A window of the Deltaproteobacteria bacterium genome harbors these coding sequences:
- a CDS encoding SDR family oxidoreductase, whose product MLHNSEQKNILITGGTGFVGKAVIARLLAQPWVGRIYVLARPHRGRPASERVEQQLKTMFGADQAASFSDRIVAVAGDLTAPGMGIGADDLALLKSSCHQILHCGASTDFAASLTEARAINLDGTRYVLTVADELRRDGMLQRVDYVSTAYVAGTAGRVVNETDLDMGQGFLSPYEQSKFEAEKLIHSWTRDYPVTIHRPSIVVGQSYNGYTPHFKVLYWPLMILAREMAQFFVCNPNSYLDVVPVDYVADAIVALLPDPEAAGRTFLLTAGRGREIRVRQLLVDAMDLAQVKRKPIMPMWIFDFIRKVPPLARLLPNDFWAVVDMVEPYHGYLRGIKTRFNPDQTLKLLAKSGVKPPVWHSYKDKILQFCIDSRWGKKLPQPEYTYYTLPEVATQQA is encoded by the coding sequence ATTTTGCATAACAGCGAACAAAAAAACATCCTAATTACCGGGGGCACGGGCTTCGTCGGCAAAGCCGTGATCGCCCGCCTTCTAGCCCAACCCTGGGTCGGCCGTATCTATGTCCTAGCACGGCCACACCGCGGACGTCCGGCATCTGAGCGGGTAGAGCAGCAACTTAAGACCATGTTCGGAGCGGACCAGGCCGCGTCGTTCTCGGACCGCATCGTCGCGGTTGCCGGAGATTTGACGGCGCCGGGCATGGGAATCGGCGCTGACGATTTAGCTCTACTTAAGTCCTCGTGCCATCAGATTCTCCATTGCGGCGCCAGCACGGATTTTGCTGCCTCACTCACAGAGGCACGCGCCATCAATTTAGATGGTACCCGTTACGTCCTTACCGTGGCTGATGAGCTGCGGCGCGACGGTATGTTGCAGCGCGTCGACTATGTGTCTACCGCCTACGTTGCTGGAACAGCGGGCCGTGTCGTCAATGAGACCGACCTCGATATGGGGCAGGGATTCCTGTCTCCTTACGAGCAGAGCAAGTTTGAGGCTGAGAAGCTGATTCACTCTTGGACGCGCGATTACCCCGTGACGATACACCGGCCGTCGATCGTTGTGGGTCAGTCCTATAACGGGTACACGCCGCACTTCAAAGTTTTGTACTGGCCACTGATGATACTGGCTCGTGAGATGGCGCAGTTCTTTGTCTGTAATCCAAACTCGTACCTCGATGTGGTCCCCGTCGATTACGTTGCTGATGCCATAGTTGCGCTACTGCCTGATCCCGAAGCCGCCGGGCGGACGTTCCTGCTCACAGCAGGACGCGGCAGAGAGATTAGGGTCCGTCAGCTCCTGGTTGACGCTATGGACCTCGCCCAAGTCAAACGCAAGCCCATCATGCCGATGTGGATCTTTGATTTTATCCGCAAGGTGCCGCCGCTAGCGCGACTGCTACCGAATGATTTCTGGGCCGTGGTCGACATGGTCGAGCCCTATCATGGCTACCTGCGCGGCATCAAGACGCGCTTCAATCCGGACCAGACGTTGAAGTTACTGGCTAAGTCGGGAGTGAAGCCGCCCGTGTGGCACAGCTACAAAGACAAGATCCTCCAGTTCTGTATCGACAGTCGCTGGGGCAAAAAGCTACCGCAGCCGGAGTATACCTATTACACACTCCCTGAAGTGGCCACGCAGCAGGCTTAA
- a CDS encoding ChbG/HpnK family deacetylase yields MSPGSANQQRCLVVTADDFGLTEAITDGIVEAHRSGVVRSTALLMNGLATDYALNLRRQCPNLEIGAHLGIVEGFSLRARKSSLTDDLSYLGEGDCLHRGWPEFIKLYSLGRIDLGELEEELDLQLGRMAEALGSIAFANGTQHLHLLPGVLEVVLRLMSKYEIPWLRLPDRSRRVPGSDRRWPQNLAMRALGVRARRQARHLNIGGPKYFAGFDVCGRLDAAAVCKILDDMPVGTMELMTHPGLDDPFLRRHLPWGYQDFDWAGELAALVDPEVKATIARRGIQLIHFKDLSL; encoded by the coding sequence ATGTCGCCCGGAAGTGCTAATCAACAAAGATGTCTGGTGGTTACGGCTGATGACTTTGGTCTGACCGAGGCCATCACGGACGGGATCGTCGAGGCCCATCGGAGCGGCGTCGTCCGATCCACCGCTCTCCTCATGAATGGACTGGCTACGGATTATGCCCTGAACCTTAGGCGCCAATGCCCGAATTTGGAGATCGGGGCTCATCTCGGCATCGTCGAGGGTTTTAGCCTGCGGGCCAGGAAGAGTAGTCTAACGGATGACCTAAGTTACCTCGGTGAGGGTGACTGCCTCCATCGAGGCTGGCCTGAATTTATTAAGCTATATTCGCTTGGCCGCATCGATCTGGGTGAGCTGGAGGAGGAACTCGATCTGCAGCTGGGGCGCATGGCCGAGGCTTTAGGGTCCATTGCATTTGCTAACGGTACGCAGCACCTCCACCTCCTCCCCGGGGTACTGGAAGTCGTCCTCAGGCTCATGTCCAAGTATGAGATCCCCTGGTTGCGTCTCCCTGATCGTAGCAGAAGGGTCCCAGGTAGCGACCGCCGATGGCCGCAAAACTTGGCCATGCGGGCCCTGGGAGTCCGGGCACGGCGTCAGGCCCGTCATCTCAACATCGGTGGGCCAAAATATTTCGCTGGATTCGATGTTTGCGGTCGCCTTGATGCCGCTGCGGTCTGTAAGATTCTGGATGATATGCCCGTCGGCACGATGGAGCTAATGACCCATCCGGGTTTAGATGATCCCTTTTTGCGGCGTCATCTACCCTGGGGGTACCAGGACTTCGATTGGGCCGGAGAACTCGCCGCTCTGGTCGACCCCGAAGTGAAGGCCACCATCGCGCGCCGTGGTATCCAACTTATACACTTTAAGGATCTCAGCCTCTGA